A window of the Streptomyces formicae genome harbors these coding sequences:
- a CDS encoding acyl-CoA dehydrogenase, with product MCTVPDFDLYRPSEEHDMLRETVRSLAEAKIAPFAAAVDEEARFPQEALDALVASDLHAVHVPEEYGGAGADALATVIVIEEVARACASSSLIPAVNKLGSLPVILSGSEELKKKYLGPLAKGDAMFSYCLSEPDAGSDAAGMKTRAVRDGDFWVLNGVKRWITNAGVSEYYTVMAVTDPEKRSKGISAFVVEKSDEGVSFGAPEKKLGIKGSPTREVYLDNVRIPADRMIGAEGTGFATAMMTLDHTRITIAAQALGIAQGALDYAKGYVKERKQFGKPIADFQGIQFMLADMAMKLEAARQLTYSAAAKSERVAAGGEREALTFFGAAAKCFASDVAMEVTTDAVQLLGGYGYTRDYPVERMMRDAKITQIYEGTNQVQRIVMARNLP from the coding sequence ATATGCACAGTGCCTGACTTCGACCTGTACCGCCCGTCCGAAGAGCACGACATGCTCCGCGAGACGGTCCGCTCGCTCGCCGAGGCGAAGATCGCTCCGTTCGCCGCCGCGGTCGACGAGGAGGCCCGCTTCCCGCAGGAGGCGCTCGACGCGCTCGTCGCCTCCGACCTGCACGCCGTCCACGTCCCCGAGGAGTACGGCGGCGCCGGCGCCGACGCCCTCGCCACCGTGATCGTCATCGAGGAGGTCGCCCGCGCCTGCGCCTCCTCCTCCCTGATCCCGGCCGTGAACAAGCTGGGCTCGCTCCCGGTGATTCTCTCCGGCTCCGAGGAGCTGAAGAAGAAGTACCTGGGGCCGCTCGCCAAGGGCGACGCGATGTTCTCGTACTGCCTCTCCGAGCCGGACGCGGGCTCCGACGCCGCCGGCATGAAGACCAGGGCCGTGCGCGACGGTGACTTCTGGGTGCTCAACGGCGTGAAGCGCTGGATCACCAACGCCGGTGTCTCCGAGTACTACACGGTGATGGCCGTCACCGACCCCGAGAAGCGCTCCAAGGGCATCTCGGCCTTCGTCGTCGAGAAGTCGGACGAGGGCGTCTCCTTCGGCGCCCCCGAGAAGAAGCTCGGCATCAAGGGCTCCCCGACCCGCGAGGTCTACCTCGACAACGTCCGCATCCCCGCCGACCGCATGATCGGCGCGGAGGGAACCGGCTTCGCCACCGCGATGATGACCCTGGACCACACCCGCATCACCATCGCGGCCCAGGCCCTCGGCATCGCGCAGGGCGCCCTCGACTACGCCAAGGGGTACGTCAAGGAGCGCAAGCAGTTCGGCAAGCCGATCGCCGACTTCCAGGGCATCCAGTTCATGCTCGCCGACATGGCGATGAAGCTGGAGGCCGCGCGCCAGCTCACCTACTCGGCGGCAGCCAAGTCCGAGCGCGTTGCCGCCGGAGGTGAAAGGGAGGCCCTCACCTTCTTCGGCGCCGCGGCCAAGTGCTTCGCGTCCGACGTCGCGATGGAGGTCACCACGGACGCCGTCCAGCTGCTCGGCGGGTACGGCTACACGCGCGACTACCCGGTGGAGCGGATGATGCGTGACGCCAAGATCACGCAGATTTATGAAGGCACGAATCAGGTCCAGCGGATCGTGATGGCTAGGAACCTTCCCTAG
- a CDS encoding UDP-glucose dehydrogenase family protein — protein MALKITVIGTGYLGATHAAAMAELGFEVLGLDVVPEKIEMLAAGRVPMYEPGLEELLRRHVAGHAGASGRLRFTTSWDELEAFGGDVHFVCVNTPQKHGEYACDMSYVDAAFDALAPRVKSGALVVGKSTVPVGSAERLASVLAERSPEGVELAWNPEFLREGFAVQDTLHPDRIVVGVASERAEKMLREVYATPVAGGSPFVVTDFPTAELVKTSANSFLATKISFINAMAEVCEAAGGDVAKLAEAIGYDERIGAKFLRAGIGFGGGCLPKDIRAFMARAGELGADQALTFLREVDSINMRRRGHMVELAREAVGGGSFLGKRVAVLGAAFKPDSDDVRDSPALNVAGQIHLQGGQVTVYDPKGMDNARKVFPTLGYAKSALEAVRGADVVLHLTEWREFRELHPAELGEVASRRIMLDGRNALDGAKWREAGWTYRAMGRPRA, from the coding sequence ATGGCCCTCAAGATCACCGTGATCGGCACCGGATACCTCGGCGCCACGCACGCAGCGGCCATGGCGGAGCTGGGCTTCGAGGTTCTCGGCCTCGACGTCGTGCCGGAGAAGATCGAGATGCTGGCCGCGGGCCGGGTCCCGATGTACGAGCCCGGACTCGAGGAGCTGCTGCGCCGGCACGTCGCGGGGCACGCGGGGGCCAGCGGCCGGCTGCGCTTCACGACCTCGTGGGACGAGCTGGAGGCCTTCGGCGGCGATGTGCACTTCGTGTGCGTGAACACTCCGCAGAAGCACGGCGAGTACGCCTGCGACATGTCGTACGTCGACGCCGCCTTCGACGCGCTCGCCCCGCGCGTGAAGAGCGGCGCGCTGGTCGTCGGCAAGTCCACCGTGCCGGTGGGCTCGGCGGAACGGCTCGCCTCGGTGCTCGCCGAGCGGTCGCCCGAGGGTGTGGAGCTGGCCTGGAATCCGGAGTTCCTGCGCGAGGGCTTCGCCGTCCAGGACACGCTGCACCCGGACCGGATCGTGGTCGGCGTCGCGAGCGAGCGGGCGGAGAAGATGCTGCGCGAGGTGTACGCGACGCCGGTCGCCGGGGGGTCGCCGTTCGTGGTGACGGACTTCCCGACGGCCGAGCTGGTGAAGACCTCCGCGAACTCCTTCCTGGCCACGAAGATCTCCTTCATCAACGCGATGGCGGAGGTGTGCGAGGCCGCCGGCGGCGATGTCGCGAAGCTGGCCGAGGCGATTGGGTACGACGAGCGGATCGGCGCGAAGTTCCTGCGGGCCGGGATCGGCTTCGGCGGCGGCTGCCTGCCGAAGGACATCCGGGCGTTCATGGCGCGCGCCGGCGAGCTGGGTGCGGACCAGGCGCTGACGTTCCTGCGCGAGGTCGACTCGATCAACATGCGGCGGCGCGGGCACATGGTGGAGCTCGCGCGGGAGGCCGTGGGCGGCGGCTCCTTCCTCGGGAAGCGGGTCGCGGTGCTCGGCGCGGCGTTCAAGCCGGATTCGGACGACGTGCGGGACTCGCCGGCGCTGAACGTCGCCGGGCAGATCCACCTCCAGGGCGGCCAGGTGACGGTGTACGACCCGAAGGGCATGGACAACGCCCGCAAGGTCTTCCCGACACTCGGGTACGCGAAGAGCGCGCTGGAGGCGGTGCGCGGCGCGGATGTGGTGCTGCACCTGACGGAGTGGCGGGAGTTCCGGGAGCTGCACCCGGCGGAGCTGGGCGAGGTGGCGTCCCGCCGGATCATGCTGGACGGGCGGAACGCGCTGGACGGGGCGAAGTGGCGCGAGGCCGGATGGACGTACCGGGCGATGGGCCGCCCTCGCGCCTGA
- a CDS encoding dipeptidase, whose protein sequence is MDFLAEARSLLASHPVVDGHNDLPWALREQVRYDLDRLDIAADQTGRLHTDIPRLRAGGVGAQFWSVYVRSDMAGDDAVSATLEQVDVVGRLLARYPADLARALTADDMEAARKEGRIASLMGAEGGHSINNSLATLRALHTLGVRYMTLTHNDNNDWADSATDEPGVGGLSAFGREVVREMNRTGMLVDLSHVAATTMRDALDTTEAPVIFSHSSARAICDHPRNIPDDVLERLAGNGGVAMATFVPKFILPEAVAWTAAADENMRAHGLHPLDTTEAGMKVQRAYEAAHPRPMATASTVADHLDHMREAAGIDHIGIGGDFDGTAFTPAGLEDVAGYPNLVAELLRRGWSRADVAKLTWENAVRALRDAESVARALQTTRAPSNATLARS, encoded by the coding sequence GTGGATTTTCTCGCTGAGGCCCGTTCCCTGCTCGCATCGCACCCCGTCGTCGACGGCCACAACGACCTGCCCTGGGCGCTGCGGGAACAGGTCCGCTACGACCTGGACCGGCTCGACATCGCGGCCGACCAGACCGGCCGGCTGCACACCGACATCCCGCGGCTGCGGGCCGGCGGCGTCGGGGCGCAGTTCTGGTCCGTGTACGTACGCAGCGACATGGCCGGCGACGACGCCGTCAGCGCCACGCTGGAGCAGGTCGACGTCGTCGGCCGGCTGCTCGCCCGCTACCCGGCGGACCTGGCGCGCGCCCTGACCGCGGACGACATGGAGGCGGCGCGCAAGGAGGGCCGGATCGCCTCGCTCATGGGCGCGGAGGGCGGGCACTCCATCAACAATTCGCTCGCCACGCTGCGGGCGCTGCACACGCTGGGCGTGCGCTACATGACGCTCACGCACAACGACAACAACGACTGGGCGGACTCGGCGACCGACGAGCCCGGCGTCGGCGGTCTGTCGGCCTTCGGCCGCGAGGTCGTCCGCGAGATGAACCGCACCGGCATGCTCGTCGACCTCTCGCACGTCGCTGCGACGACGATGCGGGACGCGCTGGACACGACCGAGGCGCCGGTGATCTTCTCGCACTCGTCGGCGCGGGCGATCTGCGACCACCCGCGGAACATCCCGGACGACGTGCTGGAGCGGCTGGCGGGGAACGGGGGCGTGGCGATGGCCACGTTCGTGCCGAAGTTCATCCTGCCGGAGGCGGTGGCCTGGACCGCGGCCGCGGACGAGAACATGCGGGCGCACGGGCTGCATCCCCTGGACACGACCGAGGCGGGGATGAAGGTCCAGCGGGCGTACGAGGCGGCGCACCCGCGTCCCATGGCGACCGCGTCCACGGTCGCCGACCACCTCGACCACATGCGCGAGGCCGCGGGCATCGACCACATCGGCATCGGCGGCGACTTCGACGGCACGGCCTTCACGCCGGCCGGCCTGGAGGACGTGGCGGGCTACCCGAACCTGGTCGCGGAGCTGCTGCGGCGGGGCTGGTCCCGTGCGGACGTGGCAAAGCTGACGTGGGAGAACGCGGTACGTGCACTGCGCGACGCGGAGTCGGTGGCGCGCGCCCTCCAGACGACGCGGGCCCCGTCGAACGCGACACTGGCCCGGTCCTGA
- the purE gene encoding 5-(carboxyamino)imidazole ribonucleotide mutase: protein MTSASDSAPLIGIVMGSDSDWPVMEAAAQALDEFEIPYEVDVVSAHRMPREMIAYGEEAADRGLKAIIAGAGGAAHLPGMLASVTPLPVIGVPVPLKYLDGMDSLLSIVQMPAGVPVATVSVGGARNAGLLAARILAAHDGELLARMREFQQELNDQATEKGKRLRTKVEGAAAFGFAK from the coding sequence ATGACCAGCGCATCGGACTCGGCACCGCTCATCGGCATCGTCATGGGCTCGGACTCCGACTGGCCCGTCATGGAGGCCGCGGCCCAGGCCCTGGACGAGTTCGAGATCCCCTACGAGGTCGACGTCGTCTCCGCGCACCGCATGCCGCGCGAGATGATCGCGTACGGCGAAGAGGCCGCCGATCGCGGTCTGAAGGCGATCATCGCGGGCGCGGGCGGAGCCGCCCACCTCCCCGGGATGCTCGCCTCGGTCACTCCGCTGCCGGTCATCGGCGTGCCCGTCCCGCTGAAGTACCTCGACGGCATGGACTCGCTGCTCTCGATCGTGCAGATGCCGGCGGGCGTGCCGGTCGCGACGGTCTCGGTCGGCGGCGCCCGCAACGCGGGTCTGCTCGCGGCCCGCATCCTCGCGGCGCACGACGGCGAACTGCTGGCGCGGATGCGCGAGTTCCAGCAGGAGCTGAACGACCAGGCGACGGAGAAGGGCAAGCGGCTGCGCACCAAGGTCGAGGGCGCGGCGGCCTTCGGCTTCGCCAAGTAG
- a CDS encoding 5-(carboxyamino)imidazole ribonucleotide synthase yields the protein MTFPVVGMVGGGQLARMTHEAGIPLGIRFKLLSDTPQDSAAQVVSDVVIGDYRDLDTLRDFARGCDVITFDHEHVPAEHLAALEADGITVRPGLDALVHAQDKGVMRARLDAIGAPCPRNRIVADPADAAAFAAEVGGFPVILKTVRGGYDGKGVWFVRNAKDAEEPFRAGVPVLAEEKVDFRRELAANIVRSPHGQAVAYPVVESRQVDGVCDTVIAPAPGLDPELAGQAQELALRIAKELGVVGHLAVELFETTDGRILVNELAMRPHNSGHWTQDGAITSQFANHVRAVLDLPLGDPRPRARWTVMCNVLGGDYPDMYGAYLHCMARDPQLKIHMYGKDVKPGRKVGHVNTYGDDLDDVLGRARHAADYLRGTITE from the coding sequence GTGACGTTCCCGGTAGTCGGCATGGTCGGCGGCGGTCAGCTCGCCCGCATGACCCACGAGGCGGGCATCCCCCTCGGCATCAGATTCAAGCTCCTCAGTGACACCCCCCAGGACTCGGCGGCCCAGGTGGTCAGCGATGTCGTCATCGGCGACTACCGCGACCTGGACACGCTGCGTGACTTCGCGCGCGGCTGCGACGTGATCACGTTCGATCACGAGCATGTGCCCGCCGAGCACCTGGCGGCCCTGGAGGCGGACGGCATCACCGTCCGCCCAGGGCTCGACGCGCTCGTCCACGCCCAGGACAAGGGGGTGATGCGCGCCAGGCTCGACGCGATCGGCGCGCCCTGCCCCCGCAACCGCATCGTCGCCGACCCGGCGGACGCGGCGGCCTTCGCGGCCGAGGTGGGCGGCTTCCCGGTCATCCTCAAGACCGTGCGCGGCGGCTACGACGGCAAGGGTGTCTGGTTCGTACGAAACGCCAAGGACGCCGAGGAGCCGTTCCGGGCCGGTGTCCCGGTCCTCGCCGAGGAGAAGGTCGACTTCCGCCGTGAGCTGGCGGCGAACATCGTCCGCTCCCCGCACGGCCAGGCCGTCGCGTACCCCGTCGTGGAGTCACGGCAGGTGGACGGCGTCTGCGACACCGTCATCGCCCCCGCGCCCGGTCTCGACCCCGAGCTGGCGGGCCAGGCGCAGGAGCTGGCGCTGCGGATAGCCAAGGAGCTCGGCGTCGTCGGCCATCTCGCGGTCGAGCTGTTCGAGACCACCGACGGGCGGATCCTCGTCAACGAGCTCGCGATGCGCCCGCACAACTCCGGCCACTGGACCCAGGACGGCGCGATCACCTCCCAGTTCGCCAACCACGTGCGGGCCGTGCTCGACCTGCCGCTCGGCGATCCGCGCCCCCGCGCCAGGTGGACCGTGATGTGCAATGTGCTGGGCGGCGATTATCCGGATATGTATGGCGCATACCTGCACTGCATGGCCCGGGACCCGCAGCTCAAGATCCATATGTATGGCAAGGACGTAAAGCCCGGCCGCAAGGTGGGTCACGTCAACACCTACGGCGACGACCTCGACGACGTGCTGGGGCGCGCCCGTCACGCAGCCGACTACCTCAGAGGAACGATCACCGAATGA
- a CDS encoding GtrA family protein — MSERGALRVRLNRLAREVAKFGAVGAMGLLVNMAAFNLLRHATDIPVVRCSLLATFIAILFNYVGFRYFTYRDRDKSRRTKELTLFLLFSAVGAVIENGVLYTATYGFDWDSPLQSNFFKFFGIGIATLFRFWSYRTWVFRALPAREAVQTAESFLEQRRAEEQPDRVGSGRGGRG; from the coding sequence ATGAGCGAACGGGGCGCGCTGCGTGTGCGACTGAACCGGCTCGCGCGCGAGGTCGCCAAGTTCGGCGCCGTCGGCGCCATGGGGCTGCTTGTCAACATGGCGGCCTTCAATCTGCTGCGGCACGCCACCGACATCCCGGTGGTCCGGTGCAGCCTGCTCGCGACCTTCATAGCGATCCTCTTCAACTACGTGGGGTTCCGCTACTTCACGTACCGCGACCGCGACAAGAGCCGCCGCACGAAGGAGCTGACGCTGTTCCTGCTGTTCAGCGCGGTCGGAGCAGTGATCGAGAACGGCGTGCTGTACACGGCGACGTACGGCTTCGACTGGGACAGCCCGCTGCAGAGCAACTTCTTCAAGTTCTTCGGAATCGGCATCGCGACGCTGTTCCGCTTCTGGTCGTACCGCACCTGGGTGTTCCGGGCGCTGCCGGCGCGCGAGGCCGTGCAGACGGCGGAATCGTTCCTGGAGCAGCGGCGGGCCGAGGAGCAGCCGGACCGCGTCGGCAGCGGACGCGGCGGCCGCGGCTGA
- a CDS encoding ATP-binding protein has product MRRRLISSTLAVVLVVIAVFGVSLVIVETRTISNSAQESVDSEALRLVSIVEPKVLERERVDAEALAEQIGPDRYALIRIPAAAPIEIGERPSGSVIRATATGEQGESVTVEESRATVTREVGRTLMIIGAVALLAVVAAVLLAVRQANRLASPLTDLAETAERLGSGDPRPRHRRYGVPELDRVADVLDSSAERIARMLTAERRLAADASHQLRTPLTALSMRLEEISVTDDPETVKEEATIALAQVERLTDVVQRLLTNSRDPRTGSAVAFDLDEVVKQQIEEWRPAYRSAGRAIVCSGKHGLQAVGTPGAVAQVLAALIENSLMHGGGTVALRTRVTGNQAVIEVTDEGPGVPADLGARIFERTISGRNSTGIGLAVARDLAEADGGRLELLQQQPPVFALFLSREARRLKDRTDRADRGDRADRSGEHERPIR; this is encoded by the coding sequence GTGCGCCGCCGTCTCATCAGTTCCACGCTCGCCGTGGTGCTCGTCGTCATCGCCGTCTTCGGGGTCTCCCTCGTCATCGTCGAGACGCGCACCATCAGCAACAGCGCCCAGGAGAGCGTCGACTCCGAGGCGCTGCGCCTGGTCAGCATCGTCGAGCCCAAGGTCCTGGAGCGGGAGCGCGTCGACGCCGAGGCGCTCGCCGAGCAGATCGGGCCCGACCGGTACGCGCTGATCCGGATCCCCGCCGCCGCCCCCATCGAGATCGGCGAGCGGCCGTCGGGCAGTGTGATCCGTGCCACCGCCACCGGGGAGCAGGGGGAGAGCGTCACCGTCGAGGAGTCCCGCGCCACCGTCACCCGCGAGGTCGGCCGGACCCTCATGATCATCGGCGCCGTCGCGCTGCTCGCCGTCGTCGCCGCCGTCCTCCTCGCCGTACGGCAGGCGAACAGGCTCGCCTCACCGCTGACCGATCTCGCCGAGACCGCCGAGCGCCTCGGCTCCGGGGACCCGCGCCCGCGCCATCGGCGGTACGGCGTCCCGGAGCTCGACCGGGTCGCGGACGTCCTCGACTCCAGCGCGGAGCGGATCGCACGGATGCTCACCGCCGAGCGGCGGCTCGCCGCGGACGCCTCCCATCAGCTCCGTACGCCCCTGACCGCACTGTCCATGCGGCTGGAGGAGATCTCCGTCACCGACGACCCGGAGACCGTGAAGGAGGAGGCGACCATCGCGCTCGCCCAGGTGGAGCGGCTCACGGACGTTGTCCAGCGGCTGCTCACCAACTCCCGGGACCCGCGCACCGGCTCGGCCGTCGCCTTCGACCTCGACGAGGTCGTCAAGCAGCAGATCGAGGAGTGGCGCCCGGCCTACCGCAGCGCGGGCCGCGCCATCGTCTGCTCGGGCAAGCACGGGCTCCAGGCCGTGGGCACGCCGGGCGCGGTCGCCCAGGTGCTGGCAGCGCTGATCGAGAACTCGCTGATGCACGGTGGCGGCACCGTCGCCCTGCGCACGAGGGTCACCGGCAATCAGGCGGTCATCGAGGTCACCGACGAGGGGCCGGGTGTACCGGCCGATCTCGGCGCGCGGATCTTCGAGCGGACGATCAGCGGCCGGAACTCGACGGGCATCGGGCTCGCCGTGGCCCGCGATCTGGCGGAGGCGGACGGCGGACGGCTGGAGCTGCTCCAGCAGCAGCCGCCGGTCTTCGCGCTGTTCCTGAGCCGGGAGGCGCGCCGCCTCAAGGACCGGACGGACCGAGCGGACCGGGGAGACCGGGCCGACCGGTCCGGGGAGCACGAGCGCCCCATCCGATGA
- a CDS encoding response regulator transcription factor — MTRVLLAEDDASISEPLARALRREGYEVEVREDGPTALDAGLQGGVDLVVLDLGLPGMDGLEVARRLRADGHTVPILVLTARADEVDTVVGLDAGADDYVTKPFRLAELLARVRALLRRGATEPSAAPATHGVRIDVESHRAWMGDEELQLTAKEFDLLRVLVRDAGRVVTRDQLMREVWDTTWWSSTKTLDMHISWLRKKLGDDAANPRYIATVRGVGFRFEKS; from the coding sequence ATGACCCGTGTACTGCTCGCCGAGGACGACGCATCCATCTCCGAGCCGCTGGCCCGTGCCCTGCGCCGGGAGGGGTACGAGGTCGAGGTCCGCGAGGACGGTCCGACCGCACTCGACGCGGGGCTCCAGGGCGGGGTCGATCTGGTCGTGCTGGACCTCGGGCTGCCCGGCATGGACGGGCTGGAGGTCGCCCGCCGACTGCGCGCCGACGGGCACACGGTGCCGATCCTGGTGCTGACGGCCCGCGCCGACGAAGTGGACACGGTGGTCGGCCTGGACGCCGGCGCCGACGACTATGTGACGAAGCCGTTCCGCCTCGCCGAACTGCTCGCCCGGGTCCGGGCCCTGCTGCGCCGCGGCGCCACGGAGCCGTCCGCGGCGCCCGCCACCCATGGGGTGCGGATCGACGTCGAGTCGCACCGCGCCTGGATGGGCGACGAGGAGTTGCAGCTCACGGCAAAGGAGTTCGACCTGCTCCGGGTCCTGGTGCGGGACGCGGGCCGGGTGGTCACCCGTGACCAGCTGATGCGCGAGGTCTGGGACACCACGTGGTGGTCGTCCACCAAGACCCTGGACATGCACATCTCCTGGCTCCGCAAGAAGCTCGGCGACGACGCGGCCAACCCGCGGTACATCGCGACGGTCCGCGGCGTCGGCTTCCGCTTCGAGAAGAGCTGA
- a CDS encoding peptide MFS transporter — translation MASSLTTNASAGSAGTEKTFLGHPRGLATLFFTEMWERFSYYGMRALLVLYLVSGGADAATGSQGGGLAMTAVTATAIYSVYVSMVYLMAMPGGWFGDRVWGARKTVTIAGFVIMAGHASLAVPGQAMFFVGLALVAVGSGLLKANISTMVGHLYNGPDDPRRDGGFTIFYIGINLGAFAAPLVVGTVGEKVNWHLGFALAAVGMGLGLACFLAFTKSLSPKSNVVPNPLTPQERTTLLTKVAVSTVLIAVFYGAVVALGIYTLNWALVPITLAGLIIPVAVLVRIKRDKDLDRVEQSKVSGYIWFFVAAAVFWMIYDQGGSTLALFADGKTADSLFGLAFPATWFQSLNPLFIMALAPVFAWMWLALARRNKEPNTIVKFAMALVLVGASFFVFIVPMAMASDGTKVSPMWLVSIYMIQTIAELCLSPVGLSVTTKMAPQKYSSQMLGVWFLAVTAGDCTTGLLSLAGVDLNGTGIIALQAALAAVAGAAIWMYRKKVQELMGNVH, via the coding sequence ATGGCGTCCAGCCTGACGACGAACGCCTCGGCCGGCTCTGCCGGTACCGAGAAGACGTTCCTCGGCCACCCCCGCGGTCTGGCCACCCTCTTCTTCACCGAGATGTGGGAGCGCTTCTCCTACTACGGCATGCGTGCCCTTCTCGTCCTGTACCTGGTCTCCGGCGGTGCCGACGCCGCGACCGGCAGCCAGGGCGGCGGCCTCGCGATGACCGCGGTGACGGCGACGGCGATCTACTCCGTCTACGTCTCGATGGTCTATCTGATGGCCATGCCTGGCGGCTGGTTCGGTGACCGCGTCTGGGGCGCCCGCAAGACCGTCACCATCGCGGGCTTCGTCATCATGGCGGGCCACGCCTCGCTGGCCGTGCCCGGCCAGGCGATGTTCTTCGTCGGCCTCGCGCTCGTCGCGGTCGGCTCCGGTCTGCTGAAGGCCAACATCTCCACGATGGTCGGCCACCTCTACAACGGTCCGGACGACCCGCGCCGTGACGGTGGCTTCACGATCTTCTACATCGGTATCAACCTCGGTGCGTTCGCGGCGCCCCTCGTCGTCGGCACCGTCGGCGAGAAGGTCAACTGGCACCTCGGCTTCGCCCTTGCCGCGGTCGGCATGGGTCTCGGACTCGCGTGCTTCCTGGCCTTCACCAAGAGCCTCAGCCCGAAGAGCAACGTCGTCCCGAACCCGCTGACCCCGCAGGAGCGCACGACGCTCCTGACCAAGGTCGCTGTCAGCACCGTGCTCATCGCCGTGTTCTACGGCGCCGTGGTCGCCCTGGGCATATACACCCTGAACTGGGCACTGGTCCCGATCACCCTCGCCGGTCTGATCATTCCGGTCGCCGTGCTGGTCCGCATCAAGCGCGACAAGGACCTCGACAGGGTCGAGCAGTCCAAGGTCTCCGGCTACATCTGGTTCTTCGTCGCCGCGGCCGTCTTCTGGATGATCTACGACCAGGGTGGTTCGACCCTGGCGCTGTTCGCCGACGGCAAGACCGCCGACTCGCTGTTCGGCCTGGCCTTCCCGGCCACCTGGTTCCAGTCGCTGAACCCGCTGTTCATCATGGCGCTGGCCCCGGTCTTCGCCTGGATGTGGCTGGCGCTGGCGCGCCGCAACAAGGAGCCCAACACCATCGTGAAGTTCGCGATGGCCCTGGTCCTGGTCGGCGCCTCGTTCTTCGTCTTCATCGTCCCGATGGCCATGGCGAGCGACGGCACCAAGGTCAGCCCGATGTGGCTGGTCTCGATCTACATGATCCAGACGATCGCCGAGCTGTGTCTGTCCCCGGTGGGTCTGTCGGTGACCACGAAGATGGCCCCGCAGAAGTACTCCAGCCAGATGCTGGGCGTGTGGTTCCTCGCCGTCACCGCGGGCGACTGCACCACGGGTCTGCTCTCGCTCGCCGGTGTCGACCTGAACGGAACGGGCATCATCGCCCTGCAGGCTGCCCTCGCCGCAGTCGCGGGTGCGGCGATCTGGATGTACCGCAAGAAGGTCCAGGAGCTCATGGGCAACGTCCACTGA